One part of the Coffea eugenioides isolate CCC68of chromosome 10, Ceug_1.0, whole genome shotgun sequence genome encodes these proteins:
- the LOC113749664 gene encoding BEL1-like homeodomain protein 3: MSAYYPNLTSQQDVLQTQYLLNPKLTSYQSSDLPEIIYPNPPSTASLRPELFSGTSLQAHNFVEAQSVESREEMLFIAPHGNPVMMQPINEHLNFAPNFSDSNAVVVDQIFTKKLLHLQNADQNLQNQGLSLSLGSQAASSVEMPSYQNPYSNSGLSSLLSSHVEHLVDRFSESSELKTAEYLSFDLAGRVNNSSKVGAVYEPQSSLSSKGINSDPKLHEETVVSGAIYNSKYLKAAKELLDEVVNVHQALNQSEKCNEFQSSGLGVTEATKLKAEYQSGIPSKTGISSDVLSPAERNDLQNKLTKLFSMLDEVDRRYKQYYQQMQVLVSSFEIVAGCGAARSYTALARRTISRQFRCLRDSIKNQIQVVQQSLGEEGTVPNGQGGGLSRLRHLDQQLRQQRALQQFGVMRQPWRPQRGLPETAVSVLRAWLFEHFLHPYPKDSEKIMLARQTGLTRSQVANWFINARVRLWKPMIEEMYKEEFVDMEADSKSSQEHGQPTGRLKSESEDTGEELHESLMSPSADGGRLAQSSELRNDVTSDLKVHAYATRMGFQAGSLEENDMDHVNKSSRDDVVSMADHKVGAIETIRSNQTGEVSISSDANAHNFCMLAGPVGNQVSLALGLQHPSKDSQPISDGTHTGVDDTVASSVGLDKAEYYCLDAINQQERFSHPHLLSDFVL; this comes from the exons ATGTCTGCTTATTATCCAAACTTAACCAGTCAACAAGATGTCCTGCAGACTCAATATTTGCTGAATCCAAAACTTACTTCCTATCAATCATCAGATCTTCCTGAAATAATATATCCAAACCCGCCGTCTACTGCCTCATTGCGTCCTGAGTTGTTTTCTGGAACTTCCTTGCAAGCACACAACTTTGTTGAAGCTCAATCTGTTGAAAGCAGAGAAGAGATGCTATTCATTGCCCCACATGGTAACCCTGTTATGATGCAACCAATTAACGAGCATCTCAATTTTGCTCCCAATTTTTCAGATAGTAATGCTGTTGTGGTGGATCAAATTTTCACTAAAAAACTGCTCCATCTCCAAAACGCTGACCAGAATCTTCAGAATCAAGGATTATCTCTCAGCTTGGGCAGTCAGGCAGCGTCCTCAGTTGAGATGCCTTCGTATCAAAACCCTTATTCAAATTCAGGCCTTTCTTCTCTGTTGAGTTCCCATGTTGAGCATCTAGTTGATCGCTTTTCTGAAAGTAGTGAACTTAAAACAGCTGAATACTTGTCATTTGATCTAGCTGGAAGAGTTAACAATAGCTCCAAAGTTGGAGCAGTGTATGAACCTCAGTCTTCCTTAAGCTCCAAAGGGATTAATTCTGATCCAAAACTACACGAGGAAACAGTTGTTTCAGGAGCGATATACAACTCCAAGTATCTCAAGGCAGCTAAGGAGTTACTCGATGAAGTGGTTAATGTTCACCAGGCCCTGAATCAGTCGGAAAAATGCAATGAGTTCCAGTCCTCTGGTCTTGGTGTCACAGAAGCGACCAAGTTGAAAGCTGAATATCAATCTGGAATCCCTTCTAAGACTGGGATCTCTTCTGATGTGCTTTCACCTGCTGAACGGAATGATCTGCAGAACAAGTTGACTAAACTTTTCTCCATGTTGGATGAG GTGGATAGGAGATATAAACAATATTACCAGCAGATGCAAGTTTTAGTATCCTCTTTTGAAATTGTGGCTGGATGTGGGGCTGCTAGATCATATACAGCACTTGCTCGTAGGACAATTTCCCGCCAATTCCGTTGCTTACGCGATTCAATCAAGAACCAGATTCAAGTTGTGCAGCAAAGCTTAGGCGAGGAAGGTACAGTTCCCAATGGTCAAGGTGGAGGATTATCTCGTCTCCGCCATCTGGACCAGCAGTTGAGGCAACAAAGGGCACTTCAGCAATTTGGTGTGATGAGACAACCTTGGAGGCCACAAAGAGGCTTGCCTGAGACTGCTGTTTCAGTCCTTCGTGCTTGGCTTTTCGAACATTTCCTTCATCC TTACCCCAAGGATTCTGAGAAAATTATGCTAGCAAGACAGACAGGCTTGACCAGAAGCCAG GTTGCAAACTGGTTTATCAATGCACGAGTTCGTCTTTGGAAACCCATGATTGAGGAGATGTACAAAGAGGAGTTTGTTGACATGGAAGCCGATTCTAAATCTTCTCAAGAACATGGACAACCAACAGGAAGATTGAAGTCAGAATCTGAGGACACGGGAGAAGAGCTTCATGAAAGCTTGATGTCTCCCAGTGCTGATGGTGGCCGATTGGCGCAGTCTAGCGAGCTGAGGAATGATGTCACTTCTGACCTTAAAGTACATGCCTACGCAACAAGAATGGGCTTTCAGGCGGGTTCTCTCGAAGAAAATGACATGGATCATGTGAATAAATCAAGTAGAGATGATGTAGTTAGCATGGCTGATCATAAAGTTGGCGCCATTGAGACCATCAGGTCTAATCAGACTGGTGAAGTAAGCATTAGTTCTGATGCTAATGCGCATAATTTCTGCATGTTGGCTGGTCCAGTAGGCAATCAAGTCTCCCTTGCACTAGGATTACAGCATCCTTCAAAAGATTCGCAACCTATATCTGATGGAACACATACAGGAGTGGATGACACAGTTGCTTCTTCTGTGGGCCTCGACAAAGCAGAATACTATTGTCTAGATGCAATAAACCAACAAGAAAGATTTTCCCACCCTCATTTGCTATCTGATTTTGTTCTGTGA
- the LOC113750028 gene encoding BEL1-like homeodomain protein 11 isoform X2, with amino-acid sequence MVSQDSPSNPNTSILHQFIISNSIASQNQFGGEHFDAYANGLSGGSTYDSLGSTPSLQCFGERIPRSIDIVNAPQLTDESDVNHPRHLMDLLGASNEANYHAQRLSLSLGTRTLVSPVAGRQRTLNSTLVDPGYIISGDNAREACNPRGDSINSSYSFGGSVFAASSTSPNHQSSCISYGTEALVVAISNSKYLRPAQWLLDEVVKVGSKAIDLSNEKYARRLSSSSKRGSLKLRSEINLEFPNNEVFTEKHELQAKLLKLIALLEEVERRYEQYYHHMDELVSSFEMIAGLGAGKSYTALALQAMSRHFCCLREAILSQIYVTKRKISEDMPKISSDMSQLSLFDQENRHSRLSLQQLSMIQSSRQAWRPIRGLPETSVAILRSWLFEHFLHPYPNDSEKLTLASQTGLSKNQVSNWFINARVRLWKPMIEEMYKEEFAESFVESNPSISREGFADSAED; translated from the exons ATGGTTTCACAAGATTCGCCGTCAAATCCTAATACAAGTATCTTACACCAGTTCATCATTTCAAACTCCATTGCTAGCCAAAATCAGTTTGGTGGGGAACATTTTGATGCTTATGCAAATGGTTTGAGTGGAGGGAGTACATATGATTCACTTGGTTCCACGCCTAGCCTTCAGTGTTTCGGGGAAAGGATTCCCAGATCCATAGATATTGTCAATGCTCCTCAGCTGACTGACGAATCTGATGTTAACCACCCTAGACATCTCATGGATCTTCTTGGGGCATCAAATGAGGCTAATTACCACGCCCAGAGGCTGTCACTGTCCCTAGGCACCCGTACACTCGTTTCTCCCGTGGCTGGAAGGCAGAGAACCTTGAATTCTACTCTCGTGGATCCTGGATACATAATTTCTGGAGACAATGCAAGAGAAGCTTGCAATCCCCGCGGCGACAGCATAAACAGTAGTTACTCTTTTGGAGGAAGTGTTTTTGCTGCATCTTCAACTTCGCCAAATCATCAATCCTCTTGCATCTCCTACGGAACTGAAGCTCTGGTTGTTGCCATTAGCAATTCCAAATATCTGAGACCTGCTCAGTGGCTTCTGGATGAAGTGGTTAAGGTTGGAAGCAAGGCCATTGACTTAAGCAATGAGAAATATGCTAGGAGATTATCCAGCAGCAGCAAACGGGGCTCTTTGAAACTTCGCTCTGAAATAAATTTGGAGTTTCCTAACAATGAAGTATTCACCGAGAAACATGAACTTCAAGCCAAGCTTTTAAAGCTCATTGCGTTGCTGGAGGAG GTGGAAAGAAGGTATGAGCAATATTATCACCATATGGATGAGTTGGTGTCATCATTTGAGATGATAGCAGGCTTAGGAGCAGGTAAATCATACACTGCTCTTGCACTTCAAGCAATGTCCAGGCATTTCTGCTGCTTAAGAGAGGCAATTTTATCCCAAATTTATGTCACAAAGCGAAAGATATCAGAAGACATGCCAAAAATTAGCTCGGACATGTCGCAGCTTAGCTTGTTTGATCAAGAGAATAGGCACAGCAGATTGTCTCTACAACAGCTGAGCATGATCCAAAGCTCAAGACAAGCATGGAGACCAATCAGAGGACTACCAGAAACTTCAGTGGCAATTCTTCGGTCTTGGCTTTTCGAACATTTTCTACATCC TTACCCAAATGACTCCGAAAAGCTAACATTGGCATCACAAACGGGCCTGTCAAAGAATCAA GTTTCTAATTGGTTCATAAATGCCCGAGTTCGGCTGTGGAAGCCAATGATCGAAGAAATGTACAAGGAGGAGTTTGCGGAGTCTTTTGTTGAATCCAATCCATCAATATCCCGTGAAGGTTTTGCAGATTCTGCTGAGGACTGA
- the LOC113749927 gene encoding uncharacterized protein LOC113749927: MSLCFCSISKPSIPTSEPAFRWLIPKHTRYLQFTTLPSHFLNYHNSTRQQKHNHSVRAVQEEGTGILPPPDDTVSLPNYPAVVEDTTHQEIKEAILDDGVAATVLEEEVPNTRPRKKQLADKEEKESDDDNRFTLRNGKEVLEEKAYLVGVACKGDKEDSFGIEESLKELAQLADTAGLLVVGSTHQKLSKLNPRTYIGSGKVAEIKTTIQAFGVETVIFDDELSPGQLRNLEKVFGGDVRVCDRTALILDIFNQRAATREAALQVSLAQMEYQLPRLTRMWTHLERQAGGKVKGMGEKQIEVDKRILRTQIGVLKKELESVRKHRKQYRTRRISVPVPVVSLVGYTNAGKSTLLNQLTGANVLAENRLFATLDPTTRRVQMKNGKEFLLTDTVGFIQKLPTTLVAAFRATLEEISESSLLVHVVDISHPLAEQQIEAVEKVLSELDATSIPKLMVWNKVDKAEHPEKTKLEAKTGEDVVCISALTGEGLDDFCNMVQEKLKNTMVWVEALIPFDKGELLSTIHRVGMVEKTEYIDKGTVVKAHVPLRFARLLTPMRQMCVS; encoded by the exons ATGAGCTTGTGCTTTTGCTCAATCTCTAAACCATCGATTCCAACTTCAGAACCCGCTTTTCGATGGCTGATTCCAAAGCATACGAGGTATCTTCAATTCACCACCCTGCCCAGTCACTTCCTCAATTACCACAATTCTACTAGGCAGCAGAAGCATAACCATTCTGTGAGGGCTGTTCAAGAGGAGGGAACTGGAATCCTTCCTCCTCCTGACGACACCGTTTCACTACCAAACTACCCAGCAGTTGTTGAGGATACCACCCACCAAGAAATCAAGGAAGCCATTCTTGATGATGGAGTAGCAGCTACTGTGTTAGAGGAAGAAGTACCCAACACCCGTCCCAGAAAGAAACAACTTGCTgacaaggaagaaaaagagtCTGATGATGATAATAGGTTCACTCTTAGAAACGGAAAAGAG GTTCTTGAAGAGAAAGCCTATCTTGTTGGTGTTGCTTGCAAAGGTGATAAAGAAGATTCATTTGGTATAGAGGAATCACTTAAAGAACTTGCCCAGCTAGCTGACACTGCTGGACTATTGGTTGTTGGTTCCACGCATCAGAA ACTTTCCAAGCTGAATCCAAGGACATATATAGGATCTGGGAAAGTTGCAGAAATCAAGACCACAATTCAAGCATTTGGTGTTGAGACTGTGATATTTGATGACGAGCTTTCACCAGG ACAGTTGCGAAATCTGGAGAAGGTTTTCGGTGGAGATGTCAGAGTGTGTGATCGGACAGCCCTCATTCTGGATATTTTCAACCAGCGGGCAGCAACCCGTGAAGCTGCATTACAA GTTTCATTGGCTCAAATGGAATACCAGTTGCCACGGCTCACAAGAATGTGGACGCATCTTGAGCGACAAGCTGGAGGCAAGGTGAAAGGTATGGGTGAGAAACAAATAGAAGTGGACAAGAGAATCCTACGCACTCAA ATTGGTGTTCTAAAAAAGGAGCTGGAATCGGTTCGGAAACATCGAAAGCAGTATAGGACTAGGCGCATCTCTGTCCCTGTTCCTGTTGTATCTTTG GTTGGGTACACCAATGCTGGAAAGAGTACACTACTAAATCAATTAACAGGTGCAAACGTCCTTGCTGAGAACCGATTATTTGCTACACTTGACCCTACTACACGAAGAGTACAG ATGAAAAATGGGAAGGAATTTCTTCTTACAGACACTGTTGGATTTATCCAAAAGCTACCTACAACCCTG GTTGCTGCCTTTAGGGCAACACTAGAAGAAATTTCAGAGTCATCACTTCTTGTGCATGTGGTGGATATAAG CCATCCACTGGCAGAGCAACAAATAGAGGCTGTGGAGAAAGTTCTTTCTGAACTTGATGCCACATCGATTCCAAAGTTGATGGTCTGGAACAAG GTTGATAAAGCTGAACATCCTGAAAAAACAAAATTGGAAGCCAAGACGGGAGAAGATGTTGTATGCATATCTGCTCTAACTGGAGAAGGGTTAGATGATTTCTGCAATATGGTCCAGGAAAAGCTTAAG AATACAATGGTCTGGGTTGAGGCTTTGATCccatttgacaaaggggaactTCTTAGTACCATCCATCGTGTAGGGATGGTTGAGAAAACT GAATACATCGACAAGGGAACAGTGGTTAAAGCCCATGTGCCTCTCCGGTTTGCAAGGCTTCTGACGCCAATGAGGCAGATGTGTGTATCATGA
- the LOC113749451 gene encoding uncharacterized protein LOC113749451, protein MLLRGCFQSMVVSSSSINASIRWRGSFCPVYTSALRSASVPYRILYPPRPKLAFSFCSIDHSQSESSKQGTLKPGLYLVATPIGNLEDITLRALRVLKSADVILSEDTRHSGKLLQHYSISTPLLSYHKFNEAQREQQVLKRLKDGEMVALISDAGTPGISDPGTELAKLCVSKGIPVIPIPGPSALVAALSASGLSTNEFTFVGFLPKHAGSRKERLLISANEAATQIFFVPPHKLSQFLEEINCLFGASRQCVMAREMTKVHEEFWRGTVKEAQEAFSTNQPKGEITFIIEGKTTCVDEIPSESELENDLREMISKGNSLSEAVKLVAAGTSVRRKTIYSIALRKFGNQFESEDN, encoded by the exons ATGTTGTTGAGAGGCTGTTTTCAATCAATGGTGGTATCTTCCTCCTCTATCAATGCCAGTATCCGATGGCGAGGCTCTTTTTGCCCAGTTTACACCTCAGCTCTTCGTTCAGCATCCGTGCCTTATCGAATCCTTTACCCTCCTCGTCCCAAACTTGCATTCTCCTTCTGTTCTATTGATCACTCCCAATCAGAGTCCTCGAAACaa gGTACTTTAAAACCAGGCTTATATCTAGTGGCGACACCAATTGGGAATCTTGAAGACATTACCCTTAG AGCTCTGAGAGTCTTGAAATCAGCCGATGTGATACTTTCAGAAGATACAAGGCATTCTGGGAAGTTACTTCAACATTACTCTATAAGTACACCACTT CTGAGTTATCACAAGTTCAATGAAGCTCAAAGGGAACAACAAGTATTGAAAAGGTTGAAAGATGGTGAAATGGTGGCCTTAATCAGTGACGCTGGGACACCTGGCATCAGTGACCCCGGTACAGAGTTG GCCAAGTTGTGTGTAAGTAAGGGCATACCAGTTATCCCTATTCCTGGCCCTTCTGCTTTGGTAGCTGCTCTTTCTGCCTCTGGACTATCTACAAATGAATTTACATTTG TTGGCTTTCTACCTAAACATGCTGGTTCCAGAAAGGAGAGACTCTTGATTTCAGCTAATGAAGCAGCAACTCAAATTTTTTTCGTTCCTCCTCACAAGCTTTCTCAATTTCTTGAGGAAATTAATTGTCTTTTTGGTGCCTCTAG GCAATGTGTTATGGCTCGAGAGATGACCAAAGTACACGAAGAG TTTTGGCGAGGCACTGTCAAGGAAGCCCAAGAAGCCTTCTCAACAAACCAGCCCAAGGGAGAAATTACATTCATCATTGAAGGAAAGACAACTTGTGTGGATGAAATTCCGTCAGAATCTGAGCTGGAAAATGATCTGAGAGAAATGATCTCAAAAGGGAATTCTCTTTCAGAG GCGGTAAAATTGGTGGCTGCAGGAACATCGGTGAGAAGAAAAACAATATATTCTATTGCTTTGAGAAAATTTGGGAATCAATTTGAATCAGAAGATAACTGA
- the LOC113749447 gene encoding peroxidase 9, translating into MATRMVVLSLILAAFLFCNPSQAFPFGRGGAGYPGLFPEFYQFSCPQANEIVMSVLERAIAQDPRMAASLLRLHFHDCFVQGCDASILLDDSATIESEKNSGPNKNSIRGFEVIDEIKARLEQVCPHTVSCADILALAARDSTVLSGGPHWEVPLGRRDSRTASLSKSNSDIPAPNSTIQNLITFFQRQGLNEQDLVALSGGHTIGVARCVTFRQRLYNQNGNNQPDMTLERTYYNGLKAVCPNSGGDNNISPLDIASPVKFDNTYYKLILYGKGLLNSDEVLLTGKVARTMELVKSYAADESLFFHQFANSMMKMGNIKPLTGSKGEIRNNCRRIN; encoded by the exons ATGGCTACTCGAATGGTTGTTTTAAGCCTCATTTTAGCAGCTTTTCTCTTTTGCAATCCATCCCAAGCTTTCCCTTTTGGTCGTGGTGGCGCTGGCTACCCTGGTCTTTTCCCAGAATTCTATCAGTTCTCGTGCCCACAAGCTAATGAAATTGTCATGTCCGTTCTGGAGAGGGCCATTGCACAAGATCCCCGAATGGCAGCTTCGTTGCTCAGGCTCCATTTTCATGATTGCTTTGTGCAG GGTTGTGACGCATCAATACTCTTAGATGATAGTGCAACAATAGAAAGTGAGAAGAATTCTGGACCAAACAAGAATTCTATCCGGGGATTTGAAGTGATTGATGAAATTAAGGCTAGACTTGAGCAAGTTTGTCCTCATACAGTCTCCTGCGCAGATATTCTTGCCCTTGCTGCACGCGATTCAACTGTATTA AGTGGTGGACCGCATTGGGAAGTCCCACTGGGGAGGAGAGACTCAAGAACAGCAAGCCTGAGTAAATCAAACAGTGACATTCCTGCACCAAATTCTACCATCCAAAACCTCATAACCTTCTTCCAGCGCCAAGGTCTCAATGAACAAGATCTTGTGGCTCTTTCAG GTGGCCACACCATAGGGGTGGCAAGATGTGTGACATTCAGGCAGAGGCTTTACAATCAAAATGGAAACAACCAACCAGACATGACATTGGAGAGAACCTATTACAACGGTCTGAAAGCTGTTTGTCCTAACAGTGGAGGTGATAATAACATCTCGCCCCTGGACATTGCATCCCCAGTCAAATTTGACAACACATACTACAAGCTCATATTGTATGGCAAAGGCCTTCTCAATTCTGATGAAGTGCTTCTGACTGGAAAAGTGGCCAGGACTATGGAATTGGTGAAAAGCTATGCTGCAGATGAATCCCTCTTCTTCCACCAATTTGCTAATTCTATGATGAAGATGGGCAACATTAAACCTCTTACCGGCTCGAAAGGTGAAATTAGGAACAACTGTCGTCGCATCAACTAA
- the LOC113750028 gene encoding BEL1-like homeodomain protein 11 isoform X1 has protein sequence MVSQDSPSNPNTSILHQFIISNSIASQNQFGGEHFDAYANGLSGGSTYDSLGSTPSLQCFGERIPRSIDIVNAPQLTDESDVNHPRHLMDLLGASNEANYHAQRLSLSLGTRTLVSPVAGRQRTLNSTLVDPGYIISGDNAREACNPRGDSINSSYSFGGSVFAASSTSPNHQSSCISYGTEALVVAISNSKYLRPAQWLLDEVVKVGSKAIDLSNEKYARRLSSSSKRGSLKLRSEINLEFPNNEVFTEKHELQAKLLKLIALLEEVERRYEQYYHHMDELVSSFEMIAGLGAGKSYTALALQAMSRHFCCLREAILSQIYVTKRKISEDMPKISSDMSQLSLFDQENRHSRLSLQQLSMIQSSRQAWRPIRGLPETSVAILRSWLFEHFLHPSYPNDSEKLTLASQTGLSKNQVSNWFINARVRLWKPMIEEMYKEEFAESFVESNPSISREGFADSAED, from the exons ATGGTTTCACAAGATTCGCCGTCAAATCCTAATACAAGTATCTTACACCAGTTCATCATTTCAAACTCCATTGCTAGCCAAAATCAGTTTGGTGGGGAACATTTTGATGCTTATGCAAATGGTTTGAGTGGAGGGAGTACATATGATTCACTTGGTTCCACGCCTAGCCTTCAGTGTTTCGGGGAAAGGATTCCCAGATCCATAGATATTGTCAATGCTCCTCAGCTGACTGACGAATCTGATGTTAACCACCCTAGACATCTCATGGATCTTCTTGGGGCATCAAATGAGGCTAATTACCACGCCCAGAGGCTGTCACTGTCCCTAGGCACCCGTACACTCGTTTCTCCCGTGGCTGGAAGGCAGAGAACCTTGAATTCTACTCTCGTGGATCCTGGATACATAATTTCTGGAGACAATGCAAGAGAAGCTTGCAATCCCCGCGGCGACAGCATAAACAGTAGTTACTCTTTTGGAGGAAGTGTTTTTGCTGCATCTTCAACTTCGCCAAATCATCAATCCTCTTGCATCTCCTACGGAACTGAAGCTCTGGTTGTTGCCATTAGCAATTCCAAATATCTGAGACCTGCTCAGTGGCTTCTGGATGAAGTGGTTAAGGTTGGAAGCAAGGCCATTGACTTAAGCAATGAGAAATATGCTAGGAGATTATCCAGCAGCAGCAAACGGGGCTCTTTGAAACTTCGCTCTGAAATAAATTTGGAGTTTCCTAACAATGAAGTATTCACCGAGAAACATGAACTTCAAGCCAAGCTTTTAAAGCTCATTGCGTTGCTGGAGGAG GTGGAAAGAAGGTATGAGCAATATTATCACCATATGGATGAGTTGGTGTCATCATTTGAGATGATAGCAGGCTTAGGAGCAGGTAAATCATACACTGCTCTTGCACTTCAAGCAATGTCCAGGCATTTCTGCTGCTTAAGAGAGGCAATTTTATCCCAAATTTATGTCACAAAGCGAAAGATATCAGAAGACATGCCAAAAATTAGCTCGGACATGTCGCAGCTTAGCTTGTTTGATCAAGAGAATAGGCACAGCAGATTGTCTCTACAACAGCTGAGCATGATCCAAAGCTCAAGACAAGCATGGAGACCAATCAGAGGACTACCAGAAACTTCAGTGGCAATTCTTCGGTCTTGGCTTTTCGAACATTTTCTACATCC CAGTTACCCAAATGACTCCGAAAAGCTAACATTGGCATCACAAACGGGCCTGTCAAAGAATCAA GTTTCTAATTGGTTCATAAATGCCCGAGTTCGGCTGTGGAAGCCAATGATCGAAGAAATGTACAAGGAGGAGTTTGCGGAGTCTTTTGTTGAATCCAATCCATCAATATCCCGTGAAGGTTTTGCAGATTCTGCTGAGGACTGA
- the LOC113749446 gene encoding uncharacterized protein LOC113749446, with the protein MAKNSAAVRGWPLMVLLLIILFTAIIFFIKAAYDSCNAHGYVQTESFHRLKPIPSLRFQESPLAFMKFKLVLLVSHELSLSGGPLLLMELAFLLSGVGTEVVWITNQKPVEPDEVIYSLEHKMLEKGVKVFPAKGQEAIDTALKADMIILNTAVAGKWLDAVLKEDVSRVLPKVLWWIHEMRGHYFKLEYVKHLPFVAGAMIDSHTTADYWKNRTQERLGIKMPDTYVVHLGNSNDLMEVAEDTVARRVLHEHVRESLGVRKEDLVFAIINSVSRGKGQDLFLRSFYESLQIIQEKKLQVPSLHAVVVGSDMNAQTKFETELRNFVVEKRIHDRVHFVNKTLNVSPYLASIDVLVQNSQARGECFGRITIEAMAFQLPVLGTAAGGTMEIVLNGTTGWLHPAGKEGVTALAENIIKLSTDVNMRLRMGKKGYERVKEIFLEHHMSHRISVVLKDVLRKAKNNA; encoded by the exons ATGGCCAAGAATTCGGCGGCGGTGAGAGGATGGCCACTGATGGTTCTGCTATTGATAATCCTCTTCACCgcaattattttcttcatcaaaGCGGCTTATGATTCTTGCAATGCCCACGGGTATGTCCAGACAGAAAGTTTCCATCGGTTAAAGCCAATTCCTTCACTGAGATTCCAAGAAAGTCCTCTGGCTTTCATGAAGTTCAAGCTCGTTCTCCTAGTCTCCCACGAACTCTCCCTTTCTG GTGGTCCTTTGCTATTGATGGAACTTGCATTCTTGTTAAGTGGAGTTGGCACAGAAGTTGTGTGGATTACTAATCAAAAACCCGTGGAACCGGATGAAGTTATTTACAGCTTGGAACACAAGATGCTGGAAAAAGGAGTAAAG GTTTTTCCAGCTAAGGGTCAGGAGGCTATTGATACTGCTCTAAAAGCTGATATGATCATTTTAAATACTGCTGTTGCTGGGAAGTGGCTCGATGCTGTCTTGAAGGAAGATGTTTCTCGTGTTCTTCCCAAGGTTTTGTGGTGGATTCATGAAATGCGAGGGCATTACTTTAAACTAGAGTATGTTAAGCACCTCCCTTTTGTTGCAGGTGCCATGATTGACTCGCACACCACAGCAGATTACTGGAAGAATAGGACCCAAGAGCGTTTAGG AATTAAGATGCCTGATACCTATGTTGTGCACCTTGGGAATAGCAATGACTTGATGGAAGTGGCTGAAGACACTGTGGCAAGAAGAGTCCTTCATGAGCATGTCAGGGAATCACTTGGAGTGCGAAAAGAAGATTTAGTATTTGCCATTATCAATA GTGTTTCTCGTGGGAAAGGTCAGGATCTGTTCCTCCGGTCATTCTATGAGAGTCTGCAAATTATTCAAGAGAAGAAACTGCAGGTTCCATCATTACATGCAGTAGTAGTTGGAAGTGACATGAATGCGCAGACCAAATTTGAAACAGAACTTCGTAACTTTGTAGTGGAGAAAAGGATTCACGACCGGGTCCACTTTGTAAATAAAACCCTTAATGTATCTCCTTACCTTGCTTCAATTGATGTGCTTGTCCAGAACTCTCAG GCCAGGGGAGAATGCTTTGGGAGGATTACTATTGAAGCTATGGCTTTCCAGCTACCTGTACTT GGCACAGCTGCTGGAGGCACAATGGAGATTGTACTAAACGGAACAACCGGATGGCTGCATCCTGCTGGAAAAGAAGGTGTGACAGCTCTTGCAGAGAACATTATCAAACTTTCAACCGATGTTAATATGAGGCTGAGAATGGGCAAAAAGGGCTACGAGAGGGTCAAAGAAATATTCCTGGAACACCACATGTCACATAGAATTTCTGTTGTTTTAAAGGATGTTCTGCGTAAAGCAAAGAATAATGCTTAA